The following are encoded in a window of Streptomyces sp. 11x1 genomic DNA:
- a CDS encoding beta-ketoacyl-ACP synthase III: MNGSRIAAVGHYQPAKVLTNEDLAGLVDTSDEWITSRVGIRTRHIAGPDEPVDELAGHAAAKALAAAGLGPEAIDLVVVATSTAVDRSPNMAARVAHRLSIPNPAAMDVNVVCAGFTHALATADHAVRAGAATRALVIGADKMSEVTDWTDRTTCVLVGDGAGAAVVEAAEEPGIGPVLWGSVPEMGNAVRIEGTPARFAQEGQSVYRWATTKLPPIARAACEKAGLTPADLAVVVLHQANLRIIEPLAEKIGAVNAVVAKDVVHSGNTSAASIPLAFSKLVERGEISSGDPVLLFGFGGNLSYAGQVVRCP; encoded by the coding sequence ATGAACGGCTCGCGAATCGCCGCCGTCGGCCACTACCAGCCCGCCAAGGTCCTCACCAACGAGGACCTGGCGGGCCTGGTCGACACCAGTGACGAGTGGATCACGAGCCGAGTGGGCATCCGCACCCGGCACATCGCGGGCCCCGACGAGCCGGTGGACGAGCTGGCCGGGCACGCGGCCGCCAAAGCGCTCGCCGCAGCCGGACTCGGTCCCGAGGCCATCGACCTGGTCGTGGTCGCCACCTCCACCGCCGTCGACCGTTCCCCGAACATGGCGGCCCGGGTCGCGCACCGGCTCTCCATCCCGAACCCGGCCGCCATGGACGTCAACGTCGTGTGCGCCGGGTTCACCCACGCCCTGGCCACCGCCGACCACGCCGTCCGCGCGGGCGCCGCCACCCGGGCCCTCGTCATCGGCGCCGACAAGATGTCCGAGGTCACCGACTGGACCGACCGCACCACCTGTGTCCTCGTCGGGGACGGCGCGGGCGCGGCCGTCGTCGAGGCCGCCGAGGAGCCCGGCATCGGGCCGGTGCTGTGGGGATCGGTGCCCGAGATGGGCAACGCCGTACGCATCGAGGGCACCCCCGCCCGGTTCGCGCAGGAGGGGCAGAGCGTCTACCGCTGGGCCACCACCAAGCTGCCGCCCATCGCCCGCGCCGCCTGCGAGAAGGCCGGGCTCACCCCCGCCGACCTCGCCGTGGTCGTACTGCACCAGGCCAACCTGCGCATCATCGAGCCCCTCGCCGAGAAGATCGGCGCGGTGAACGCCGTCGTCGCCAAGGACGTCGTCCACTCCGGCAACACCTCGGCCGCCAGCATCCCCCTCGCCTTCTCCAAGCTCGTCGAACGCGGCGAGATCTCCTCCGGCGACCCCGTGCTGCTGTTCGGCTTCGGCGGCAACCTGTCCTACGCCGGACAGGTGGTCCGCTGCCCCTGA
- a CDS encoding M23 family metallopeptidase — MALVVFVALLTTLAATAPATSAAPGAARSAAAAPAARPDFRLPFACGQKWQLQTYRGHAPDDKKLDMYRVGGNTLGALVAASAAGTVTELFEPGGLEINHGNGWFTVYLHMDRIDVRRGQQVASGATLGRLGLVGTTSAHLHYEQLYDTNGDNNGENDEIVHPVIQGAEYRLSPDDTFPQVTSTNACGGGGGGGGGGGQPVRYWVDTFADATGYAAVDCVGDSRPTCAPQGKLYKGTNYVLCKLQGDKVEVGTSYNHYWLLTDLDEVVPGGKARAFVSAYYLQRWGNDEAKDNDGVEIRNCEPHEVPR, encoded by the coding sequence ATGGCTCTGGTGGTGTTCGTGGCGCTCCTGACGACGCTGGCGGCCACGGCACCGGCCACATCGGCCGCGCCGGGAGCCGCGCGCTCGGCGGCAGCGGCGCCGGCCGCCAGACCCGACTTCAGACTGCCCTTCGCCTGCGGGCAGAAGTGGCAGCTGCAGACGTACCGAGGGCACGCGCCGGACGACAAGAAGCTCGACATGTACCGGGTCGGCGGGAACACCCTCGGCGCCCTGGTGGCCGCGTCCGCGGCCGGCACGGTCACCGAGCTCTTCGAGCCGGGTGGCCTGGAGATCAATCACGGCAACGGCTGGTTCACGGTCTATCTGCACATGGACCGCATCGACGTACGCCGCGGGCAGCAGGTCGCCTCCGGAGCCACGCTCGGGCGACTGGGCCTGGTCGGCACCACCTCCGCACACCTGCACTACGAGCAGTTGTACGACACCAACGGGGACAACAACGGCGAGAACGACGAGATCGTCCACCCGGTGATCCAGGGGGCCGAGTACCGGCTGTCACCGGACGACACCTTCCCCCAGGTGACCAGCACCAACGCCTGCGGTGGCGGCGGTGGCGGTGGAGGTGGCGGCGGCCAGCCGGTGCGGTACTGGGTGGACACCTTCGCCGACGCGACCGGTTACGCCGCCGTCGACTGCGTCGGCGACAGCAGGCCCACGTGCGCGCCTCAGGGCAAGCTCTACAAGGGCACCAACTACGTCCTGTGCAAACTGCAGGGGGACAAGGTGGAGGTGGGGACCTCCTACAACCACTACTGGCTGCTGACCGACCTCGACGAGGTGGTGCCCGGTGGGAAGGCCCGTGCCTTTGTGTCGGCGTACTACCTCCAACGGTGGGGGAACGACGAGGCGAAGGACAACGACGGCGTCGAGATCCGCAACTGCGAGCCCCACGAAGTTCCCAGGTGA